In Haliotis asinina isolate JCU_RB_2024 chromosome 15, JCU_Hal_asi_v2, whole genome shotgun sequence, the sequence AACTAGTACTTGATTCACTCTCTGCTTTACCATCATCTGGATTGTGAATGTTAGCTGTACTGTTCACAGATTTCACACAGTCTCTGTTTGTATGTGACAGTTTTAAGGTCTGAGGTACACTTGACAGAACTGTCCCAGGAACTGGAACTTTATACTGAGAGTACTTACGGCGCCTATGTTTTGAATGTACAACTTGATGGTCGCTTAATTTCAGCATGAATGTATTGGTACTGACACTATCTGGCGCCAGTGATGTGGTTGGAGTTGTATGACTGACCAACACGCAGTGTTCCTTGAGGGTGTTCTGAAGATTCTCATGAGGCACTTTAAAAAGATCATTCATAATCTTCAAGGTCACTCCATCAGCAGTGTTTGGTACTGGTCCAGTTGCgtgtttttcaaatattttatccTCAAGGAGAATGGTTTCAGATGATAGATCAGTTTCACGAGCCATATTCCCAGAACTCTTGCAAACTTTGATCGTTCCAAATGACAGTTTTTCCAATTTTCTCTGAACTGCCAGTAGAAAAATCACTTACATTATTCGGGGCCTGAGAGTCTGGGGAACATCTGTTTTGTATTATATGGCCTGAGTTGGCATCAAAGCTAACTCCATTTGCTTTGTACTGTTAAAGCGTGAAATTCTGCTTCTGGTATCTGGCAGGCAATAACACTCATTTATCCTTGATATGGCTTTGTTATTCTTCAGTGACTGTTGAACATTGGTTCATTCAGATGAGGTAGTGGGACATATGTGATTGCCAGCCATTTGCTTGGACTATACAAGCTTCTCTAGCTGTATCTGCCTACATGTTATGAGGCAATCTGTCTGAATGTGGACCAATCTCATCCTGGTACAATTACATTAAAGTTATCTGAAAAAAAGGAAAATATGCTTGTTACAAAACTTATGATAGCCAGACAACTTATTGCCAAAGGAAAAACGATCATGGCTTACAAAACTTTGAAGTTTGAAATGATAACTATGAACTGTGATTTGGAGAGATTACTGTCTCTCTTTACTATTGTGTTCTTTATGGTGTAATATTTATTTAGAACTGAAATTGCAGTGTGACACTTCAACATTTTTAAGGTTATATCAGTGATCGCGGTAGGTTTTGTATGAGTGCGTGCAGaaatataattataaatatGCAGTTCAAATCTTTTGCACGtgaaattttcagtacaatcTTGAATCATGTTCAAATTTATTTTTGTCTATATGTTGtagttttaaggtactttttaaaactatgtagatcagaatctatgcatccaaaacacatgagcaaaatattttttgcatgggTTTATTATTTTTAGCATGAAAAACGTATGTTTCTGCATTAACACAAACACTGTATATTTAGAGTCATCACATCTACTGACAAATGTGAAAACTGTGTTGTATAAACATTTTGCCGTGACATAATTTGACATGATGGTTTAGGTGAAACTGCATTGTTTGGGTCTAATGTGGGTTGTTGGTGAATGAATTATGAATGTATAATCAGCAGAGGCTCATATGCCGTACATATATGTAATAAGTTGTATGGAAAGTATGTATGAGCAACCACATATGACATGAATACAAGCAGCTCAGCCCAAACCAGTTTGAAATGGCCACGAAAAATTACAAGTATAAGGACTCACCGGGggtcatgagagggagtcatggacaagTTTTGGGGAGTCAACTTCAACATgcaactttcatcaagacatccattgtgattgtttaataatgataaaaatactAGGTAAAGCAAGTCAGGTATTTAATCAGCACTGTGCAGTTCACTGGCAAACAATAAGCTGGTTATAAAATAAAAAGCAAATTACAAGCTTAGATTATCTAAAGCATTGCGTCAACAATGGCCCAAGCTTTTAAATTCGAGATAATTGTGCATCAGAAATGCAGGTTTTCTGCGTCAGGGCAAACACTGCTTGTCAGTCCTTTAAGACTACAATTTAAAGTACATGTACAACTACCATGCCCAAATAAACCTCAACAATGAAAACACTGATAAGAGACTATATAGCATGTCACTGTATACATGGCATAAAAAATCATTAGTTTTTCTACCAATAAACATTACTCATATACATGAAAGAGGCAGAAATCATTTAGCATAACTGCTTTACATGCATGCATAGTTACAACTTGGCATCTTAtacactactactgctactagtaATGATCGCAGTGTTTAATTGGGAATGTAGAAGTATCAGCTAGCGACCTGTTATTGCCAACACCTTGTAGCACTTGTGAAGATAGTTTTATTTTACCTCTCGCGGCCGATCACTTTAGTGATGTGTCAATCTGTGAAATACTACAAAAGTACAAATCAAGCTGTCTTCTCAAGCTCAAGGTGTTGGCAATAACTGGTATGCAGCAATGACTGGTTGCTAGCCACTACCTATCAACACACCATCATTTGTGTTTCCTAAGCACCGTATgtttacaaccatgacaattgAATGACGTAAATTCCTGGGGAGGATCTTGGATTTTGGAGCAAGTGGGGGTGCACATAAGTCATGAAGTCCAAAGATTAGGGAAAATTAATGCTCCTCGGGAATTTTTATTTTAGGGGAGAAGGGAACAGCACACCAGAAAAGTACTTCAGTATTTTGCATGACCctaatattttgtgtattgccCTTGAATTTGTAGTAAGTGGGGTATAGGGGACCCAGATCGCATCCATTAAGTCAGGTCAAAAGACCGACTCAGATTACCAGTGACATATTCTTAACCCAGGGGCTGTTACATGCACACTCCATGATTAGCTTTGATCTGTGATGCGCACCTACAGACCTGCACAAAAAGTATTCAGACACTTGACGTAAAGTCCATGGACTTACATgctatttcagtgtagcatgaataattttcatgaagtgagtttgaggtggatctttgtaaaatttgactGGCAAATTGGAAATCATCTCTACTATgcgcacataatttcagttcaattttccaACCACTATTTAacaaatgacatcacatttatcaactaaTGCATGGTTCCACAATGTACAATCCCATAGGTCTTGTTATAGGAGTTCACAgcactgtacacatgttcaGCTTCATTAAATTGAAGCCATTTGATAAATAAGCAACGCAAAATTAAACGGAAATTATATGTGATTGTAGGAAAGATGATTTCCGACAAATGTGCAAAGTTTGACTTGGGTCTTACGAAAAtgtaattcatgaaaattatttatgctacactaacTTCatatgtaagtctatggaaattacgtcaaatGCCCTCATACGTTTTGCATGGGTCTGTACACAGTCAAGACATGCATCGTGCAGTCACGGCAATTTTAAGCTCCCATGTTTGAGCACAACTCGAACTGACATATGTGTCCAACAGAACATAACACACAACAATCCCAGATTACATGTTTCATATTATTGATCATCCTAAATCATCACTTAAATACCAaagtaccacacacacaaaaacacacgtGTTGTCACTGTTGATTTCATATCAGCTGATCCGACACATCACAGTGCTCGATGTACACGCAAACATACAAATTGACATATTCTTCGTTTCGGTAAAACGCATTGTCATATGCGCCGTACTTACCGGTAGCAGATAAAACACAACAATAGAGCATTAAAACACATGCTGTATTTAGTGTAATCAAATAGGTTTGTCGTATCCTTTGACCTCTTGTGTCTCACGGAACAGGTTTCCTCTCCCGCCATGTCATCGAATGGAGAACacgattatctccctttacagAAGACACCTCGTGTATTGTTTAATCATTATTGCACATAACCCGATATATAGTTTTATTTTTATGAATGTTAATTAGAAAGACCAGCTAATAGCTTTTTTTAGTTTTTCCATTACATGCCGAAGCTTGACAGAAGGAATGATATTcaacacattttttaaagtaaGCGGATAaaggctagcgaccagttatcgccaactCCTGACTGTGTCGATTGAGAAGACTGTTGATTTGTTTGGTACACATAGACACGTACATCACTAAGGCGTTTGGTAACTAGAGTTAAAACTGAACTGTCTTCGCAAGCGCTTCAaccaggtgttggcgataacAGGTCGCTAGGGGCTAACGTGTAACGTGGTCGATAGGCCTAAGTTGTTTTACCCCAGAACTTTAGATAACAGCccctacccacccacccacaagcaaaacaaaaaaaaaagaagaagaaaaacaaaccTTACCTAAAGAAATAACTCAGTAACAATACTCCATGAGTACAATGTTTCGTTTAAACATTATCATTACTATGATAGCGGTTTGGCAAATATCCATTTTTGtgttttctattattttcacaaagtgatGTATATTTGGACATTTCTAATATGAAAAACTAATTAGCGCCATTTCGCCATAAAATAACAAGAAGATTACAACATTATCCGATTTTTTATATTTCCTTTTTATTTCCCCTAACTTTTTGGGGAAAAAACCAAATCCACAGTTGTGCTTCACAGACCAAGTCAAAACGaaatagttttttttttcatatttggtgcAAACTCTTACTTTTCCAGTACATGAACCATCAACGACAGGTGCCTGTAcgagttatctgcccctgttaATGTCGTTAACACCTAGCGTAAACGGGTCGTGGTGTCAACACGAGAAGTCGTCTAATGACAACTGTCACTGCATTAAAGGGTATTTTCTGACCAGAAACAGTGACAATAATGGACGAACCGATGGAGGATATGCAGCCGGATTCTACTCAAGAAAATCAATCCTCAGAAACGACACGGAAGGCGTGTGCTCCCCTCTTGAGGCCAGGGAGTATGGGTAAGATTAGGGATGACTCGTGGGCTAGATTTACGACTTGACTATCAATCGTGTCGAAGCTTAGAGACACGCTTAATTAATGTAATTGAAGTTTATATTAATGGTTGTCAGTACATATGTGTTATGAGTTGTCGTATCAAATTCACCCGTAACATCAGATTTCGAAAGATAACTATTAGATCTAACTATTTCTCGTTTCAAAACAGCCTGTTCAGCCTGTAAATACCACGAGGCGCTTTTATCCCTTCAGTGTCCCAGTACCTTAATGGTTAAATATGACCCAACCAATAAAACTGAGGACATAACTTCAGCAAGTACATGGGATGTTATTACAAATAGCAACATTTATATAGCCAGACATGTGTTAGTGGGTCCATAAAAGAGATTACCTACACCTGCTCAGAAGCCTATGTGTTCAGCTACAAGACAGCAGTTCATGTCATTGAAAAGTCCCCACTTCATAGGTTCTGCACCGTGTTAATAGTAAATCTCTGTACATTTTTCAACCAAAGCATCACACAATATTTTTTTAGAGAATCGGTTAAAGCATGTATGAAGTTttgtagactaacagctagtctctgaaataaacatatttcactgaaaaaatgttcatagtgaaaaaaaattaatataatggggagtagtgcactttaccgggcgcgctTTTTCCGATTTTTTTCGCTGTGCTGGCGGGGCTCGAACGCTCTCAGCAGGGGTCGTGGGATTCTAATTAGACAAATTAGTGGACACGCTACCTCGGGACCACCGGTGCGATCACAGTTAGTGCTCGTTTAACGGGTCATTACCCCactagctctgcgcatgcgcagtgaatgaaaacaaactattatggtttgttttcatttactgcgcatgcgcagagctaggccccgcctacccattcatcaaagcgagaagccacacctaggcattgttttcaagatgttgtgCAGCCAATCCAGCGAAGCTATGATATATGATGACGTTTATCGTTCGACTTTCGATTCGTGGATGGATATATGGATATAATCGCATCTAAGGTTtgccaaccctaacctttactcactaaccctaaggatctagaaggggggtccctaaccctaaagatctagaaggggggtccctaaccctaaggatctagaaggggggtgtccctaaccctaaggatctagaagcgggggtccctaaccctaaggatctagaagcgggggtccctaaccctaaggatctagaaggggggtccctaaccctaaggatctagaaggggggtccttAACCCTAAGGATACATCAGCGCGGTAAAGTGAGACAGTTCAGTAGCACTATAGCGCGCTCATTAGCGAGCGCTCAGCAGTCCCGGGTCGCGCGCCtggtaaactgcactctagccatataatgaaatggagccctaaGACTGTCTTCGTTTTCAGAcaaagctatggaaatctagacttgccacattttcttgaCTTGCGTGctgtttcttggatatatatacttcagggtctctACGACAGACTAGAAGTTTTATAATTGTCTCTCTAGTTAAAGATAAAATCTACTCAGACTTCTATTCACAACTGTTATATCTACCTTCATTGACAAATGGGATACTTTATGTAATGAatacttttcaaaagaaaatagaaACCTAACTTTCCAACCAATTTAATTCTGAGATTGCTGTTACTGGAACCATAACATAGTATATATTAAAGTATGTAGTAAACAGGATCTGTGCAGACAGCATCACTGTGAAATACTTAAGCTCCAAATGTATtgcaacacaaatatatttatattatatattgcaataaatttatttgccaatacacagaCCTTCCAGTTTGAATAAACGACCTCCAACTTCGCACTTAAATTATAGTTGCAATATATGTTGTAGTTGTGAATGTGATAATGAATTTGTAATCATGGCTTGTATTTCACAGACCATGCaacaagatactagagaacttAAAAtagcacttttagcaatattgtaaTTACACTGCATTGCAAATGTTGAATTCTTCTGAATTAAGGGAAAAAAGTAAGTAATCAATAAGATACTAATGATATGAGTATATAAGCACAACTAGATGCTAATTGTGAGATGACCACAATACTGACAATGTAACAAACAAGCATGCAGCTTATTCTGTACAGCTCTGGTTAACTTGTTAGGTGTTAGAAAGtcagttacaacatgcattatataaacatataaatatgtattttcatatattatttgcatgtttttcagtttcatcACATGACTAAGTTGCACTTAACAGCAAAGAGGTgattaacaaaacaaaagtagGAATGATCTTCCCTGTCATGGCCTTGAAAGGAGGGTGCAGTTTATGGGTGCTTCTCTTTCAAAGCAGTGCACTGATTCAGTCATCACTGGTTATACAGGATTCCTGTTTTCACCTAATATGTTTCTTTTCCTGGTGGCTCAAATTAAGTGGTCAAACCCAGTCCTTTATGGCAGGGTTTGGTGGTGCTATTTAGGGTCCCAGGTACGTTTCTGTACATTTACTCTGGCTAGGGTATGTCTCTGTGTACAGAAACAAGGTCATACCAATGATCGCAGTTGATTCTTCATCTTTGTCATACCAACGATCACAGTTGATTCTCCTCCCTTGTCATAGTAATGATCACAGTGGATTCTCCTTCCTTGTCGTACCAATGATCACAAGTTGATTCTCCATCTTTGTCATACGAATGATTACAAGTTCCATCTTTGTCATACCAGTGATCAGAGTAGATTCTCCATCTTTGTCATACCGATGATCACAGTTGATTCTCCATCTTTGTCATACCAGTGATCGCAGTTGATTCTCCATCTGTCATACCAGTGTTCACATTTGATTCTCCCTCTTTGCCATACCAATGATCACAAGTTGATTTTCCATCTTTGTCATACCAATGATTACAAGTAGATTCTCCATCTTTGTCATACTAGTGGTCACAGTTGATTCTCCATCTTTGTCATACGAATGATCACAAGTTGATTCCCCATCTTTGTCTTACCAATGATCGCAGTTGATTCTCCATCTTTGTCATACGAATAATCACAGTTGATTCTCCATCTCTCATACCAATGATCACAGTTGATTCTCCATCTTTGTCATATGAATGATCACAAGTTGATTCTCCATCTTTGTCATACCAATGATCACAAGTTGATTCTCCATCTTTGTCATACCAGTGATCACAGTTGAGTCTCCATCTTTGTCATACGAATGATCACAAGTTGATTCTCCTCCCATTTCAAACCAGTGATCACAGTTGATTCTCCATCTTTGTCATACCAGTGATCACAGTTGAGTCTCCATCTTTTTCACACCAATGATCACAGTTGATTATCCATCTTTGTCATACCAGTGATCACAGTTGATTTTCCATCTTTGTCATACCAATGATCACAGTTGATTTTCCATCTTTGTCATACCAATGATCACAAGTTGATTCTCCATCTTTGTCTCTTCCAGTGATGATGACATTGACTCCAGAAGATTATCAAAATGAGTACTGGCCGAAGCTGCAGGGTGCCATCGCTCAACTCCTGACCATGGACCCAGGCAGTTACATCCCCATATCATATGAACAGATGTACAGGTAGAGGTTTATGTAGTGTCAGGGCAATTATTTTTTGTCATCTTCCACACTGAAACTAGTGAAAGTCTAGTCTCTGTTTTTGTACAGGCCTGGCTGGAATTAAGAAGAACTTTGTATTTTGTCTTCTAATGAATCTGTGCACAGTCCAAATATCATTATATGATGAAATCTCTGAACTCTTTACAAACATAATATTGACTGCTATTCAAATTTCAGTCGattgctgaaagcagcttaATGCCAATtttatcactcactcatgcactcactgtAGTTTCTTACATGATTCCAGGGATATCATAATCTGGACATTATTTTGAAGTGTCCAGCTGTGTGCATAGTTTCCTGTTCCTGTGTTGCAGTTGCGTGtacaagtgtgtttgtaagcAGTTCTCTGAGAGGCTGTACTCCGACTTGCTGGCCCTGATGACATCGCACGTCCAGATGCTCAATACACAACTTGAGGGCAATGTAAGTTGAATTAACTGCCCCTAGCTAGCCTGTGATTACAAGTGATGTGCTGAAAGTCAAATACTACTATAATTTACTTGTCTGTGGTAggaaatatattacatgtacCAACCAGCCCTAAGTTtgaatttcataaaatgtaaatgaatttcattacatttcacAATACTTTTCAGTAGATAACAGTAGAAATGTACAATAACCCTAattgatttcattttatttttaagaCAGGTGTACAGAGATCCCTAAAGGTATTATGTGAAATCTCCTCTATTTCTTGTGTATAATGTTTCAGATGGAGGATTCCAAAAAATTTATagaatgtttctcgttcacgaTGCACCAGTATCTTCAAGCACTGGCTGTCATTGTCCCCATCTTTAACTATATGGTGAGTAATGCTCCCTTCCTCCATCAGTGGCATGATATTGAAGGGCTCagtttagtgctttgttacttgcacttgTGCCATCCAGTATTGCAGATTCCAACCTAGTTGTTACTCTAACATGCACCAGGTGCCAGTACATTTTCGAGTGAGTAAACTTCTGAATGAACATCTAAATAGTTCAACAGCATATTTCTCTCATTACATATTGAAATAATACCACtgcaactggaatttggctggtgcaactGGGTTTTCATCTTAGGCTggacctggtgcaagtaggttaacatgTCTTAAATCGAgcccagggcccacttgcacaaagcgatcttagcgctacaactatcttaagcctatactggagaatgggagttacaatcattgtagtgctaagatcgctttgtgcaagtgggccctgttTTTTTGTGGAATAACTGTTTGTAATGCATGCCTACTTCAGTGGCATGATATTGGGATGGAACAACTGTGTGTACTACATGCAGCagtaataaagaataaatttagAAATATTGTGTGGGTTACAATAGGCTGTTTAGAAATAATGTTACTTGGAGATCATCATCAATTTGCTTGGCTTTATTTCAGAATCGGTTTTATGTTGAGAACAAGTTAAAAAAGGATTTGAATGAGGAATTGCGGCGACTGTTTCGAATCCATGTGGCGGACCATCACATCAATACCTTACTGCGTAAGTTCATAGTCAGTTTGAACAAGGTCAAGGACACTAAGTAGGTTCTGGAAAGGTCAAGGACATTGTCAGTTCTAACAAGGTCAGAGATGCTTTGTCTTTGGAAGAATGTTTGCTTAATCATTGAAATGTAATGTAAAGTTGGTATCTTGTCTTCCTTTACCAGCGTCATTAGTGACCTGCTACTCTGTGTACCACAAATTGTTAATCCGTCCTATAATACTCATCATTCTTCAGCTCTGTTGGAGGAAGTTAGCTGCCAACCATTTGCCATTGCACCACCCGTGATGGCTAACCTCATGAGAAATCTTCACTCATTAAACTCAGGTAATGAGCTTTCAGAGCTGTTTGTGTTACACAGAGAGTATTTGCCGATTAGCAACATAAAAGTGTTGCATAAGACAGCTGCCTTCAAAACATTATGCTTATAACTGGATGGATATCATCCAGGAAATGTCACAACCATAGGTAGCTACAGGTCAGCAGATCACTCATCCCACTGaaacccatgtttgattcctcacatcttCACTAAAATCCACTCTGTCACAAATGCTATGAGATGTCTCAACTCATGGTAGTCAGTTGTTTATTCAAATAGTGTTCTTCCCGTTGTCTGTGTTattcagttgtttgttttttttgtttcggATGTAACAGATGTACGCAAATGGTGActacattcatcaatatttagcAGATCACTGTCTCATGACTGGTGCTTTCTGGTTTCAGAATATGTGAGATTAAAACCTGCATTATTTGCTAAGTTCATACCCAGTGTTCTTCCACCGACCTCTGTGGCCGATTTAGAGAAATATATCGACGAGGTGCAGCAGATGCAGAGAGATATTCACCTACTACCAGACTTCGCACAGTGAGTAGCTAGGAAGAGAAAATATGTAACCATGTTTGGAGAATATAAACATATTGCTATACTGTTTCTAAACATTACTGCATCCCTGACTTCCCAAGAAACATATTGTTGATGAACAGAACACATGTTGTAGGCTGTAAAACTGAATGATCTATTATCGTTTTGAAGCAGTAAGTACAGGGATTTattaagaaatgtgtgtttgaatgGTTCTCTTATATGATTATTCTTGACTATGCTTATATGACAATGTTAATCTGGAAAGACATTGCATAGTTCAACATGGTAGCTACAAAGCTAGAGTTAGTAAGGGTATGGTGAAAAACACTTAAAATCTTGTACAAGTTATTAGGTTAAGACAATTGACTGATGTAGTCCTGATTGACAAGTACTGAATTTAGTTCTCGTTGCTTCAGTTGCTACTGAATAATAGAACACATAAACCCAGAAAAGGTTCTTGTCTTTTGTAGTAGGTCTTGCTACGAACAGTACGCCTTATTTTTCTTAGTCAGCATAAACTCTGTAAATGGTATGGCTCATtttgtcatgagtgagtgagtttactttatggcacactcagcaatattccaagtgtatggctgcagtctgtaaataattgtgtctggactagacaatccagtgatcaacagcatgagcattgaaaTGATAAAGATGGCAAATGGTTTGCCACGGAGACACTGTGCGGATGTTTCcaaaagtgaatattctcaccATACTGAGAGCAGGCATCATGATGGCAATGTACCACATAGTTTTTGTGTTACTCAGAATAGGCCTACAAAAGTCATATGGACAACTTCTGTTGCAGCCATGATCAGAGCCGGAAGAGGGGTTGTGAGGAGGACATCTCTGTCAACTGACACTAGGTGGGTACCTTACAATACACACAAGATGGGTACCAATCAATACAAACAAAGTTGGGTACCATACATTACACAAACGATGGGTACcatacaatacacacaatgCTGGTAACATACAATACAGTGGGTATTTAACAATGCTCAACTGGTACCTCACATCACACTGTTGCTGGGTTGTACACAACACATATATGTCAAATATGCTGTAATGTAAAAGGACAACTTTATGGTAACCAGGAATTGGTTAGAGACAGCAACGTCCCTAGTACAAAATTGTGCGCCCATCTCAGAgcactattttcagttattcTGTAAACTTATTTCTGTTAAAATCATTTTCCTGATtgttaatatttgtttttaaaaacattttttcagaatCCCAAGATCAAGCAGTAATTCCCTGTCAACCTTTTGGGGTTAAACAGAACACCCCAATGAACAATTTTTGATGAGGAGACTGGATATGTCTGTTACTTCTCAGAGGGTAGTTGTTTGCTTGGACTTGAAGTGTCATCATGCAGGAATTATATGCAAACTAAAATCCCCTAATAATTCAAGGTAAACGAAGAGAAAATCCAAGATGTGAAAGAGACAGTGGAGTCTTTGTGTTGCTTCTGTTGGAGATAATAGTCATGTGTTGTAACCTTAACCCTTTGGGATGTATGAGATTGCCTGCATCATCTCAAGTGTTGTGTTCTTGACTGAGGCAGAGTTTGTGATATATGAGATTTCCAGGACCATCTCATGTGTTTTGTGTCTTTACTGGGACAGAGTTTGAGATGTGGGAGAGTTTGGTGGGAGCGTTTGGTAGACAAACACTAAGTTGAGTGACCTTGACCCAGGAAGAAAGGGCACATGAGAAAAGTTGCGAGCCACAGTGCTTAGTGACCCTTTGCGTGTACGGTACATGTCAAGGTTCTCCAACCACAACATTTTAGTGTCAGTGTGTTGTATCCACACCTTTGTGGATTGTGTTTTTAATTCAGAGTTAGGTAATCTTGGCTGTTCTGAAGCCAGGGGGAATTTTGTTCAGTGTACGGCACTTTGATGAAGCCTGGGACACGAAACAGGCCTCAGGACACAATTAATTTTGTGTATAGTTTGTACAGGGTTGTGTCCAAGATCAGGGCTTTGAACCCAATTTCAACACGACATGCTGTTCATAGCTTTTGAGTCATCATTTGCAAGGATATGCCCATCTTAGATTGGAACCCAAGTTTCCGGGTATGCTGATCAGACTTTTGTCGGTTGGAACCCAGGTTTGTAAGGATATTATGGTCGCAGGTTTGGACCAAGGTTTGCCAGGGTATGCTGGTAGGTTTGGACCAGGATATGTCAGTTGTAAGTCTGCTCCAGTCTATATCTCTTACTTACAAATTGGCTTACCTCACATCTCACTACAGTTATTTGACTAGAGACCTAGGGTAGACATAAAACCCAGCAGTCTCAGTCTATATTATCTTGAAAACTATACCAGATGTAAATATCACGACTGGATGTATCGGTTACCAGTGTGTTGATTAAAGATAGAGAACCTAACTTTCTGTTGGAGAACATATTCTAATTGACTATTTGAGCAGGTTTTGTACTGTTGGTGGCTGGATGGATGAGCATGTCACGGTCTGTCTGTAAGGTAGTAAATTGTGTGTTTGTCAAGTGG encodes:
- the LOC137266008 gene encoding CDK2-associated and cullin domain-containing protein 1-like; translated protein: MDEPMEDMQPDSTQENQSSETTRKACAPLLRPGSMVMMTLTPEDYQNEYWPKLQGAIAQLLTMDPGSYIPISYEQMYSCVYKCVCKQFSERLYSDLLALMTSHVQMLNTQLEGNMEDSKKFIECFSFTMHQYLQALAVIVPIFNYMNRFYVENKLKKDLNEELRRLFRIHVADHHINTLLPLLEEVSCQPFAIAPPVMANLMRNLHSLNSEYVRLKPALFAKFIPSVLPPTSVADLEKYIDEVQQMQRDIHLLPDFAHHDQSRKRGCEEDISVN